A window of Nonomuraea angiospora genomic DNA:
GTTGGCGAAGGTGTCCCGGATCACGGTGTACCGGCGGTTCGACACAAAGGACACGCTGATCGAACACGTGGTGCGCCGCGAGTTCCGCCGCTATTTCGACCGGTTCCTCATCGACATCGAACAAGCCGGCACCGCTGCCGACAGGGTGGTGCTGGGCTTCGTGAGCTCGTTGCGGGCAATTCGCGGTAACCCGCTGATCGGCGGACTCATCGCCACGGAACCGGACCTGCTGGTCCCCTCCATGACGGCTGACGGGGGGCAGACCCTCGCCACCGTGCGGCATTTCGTCGCGGGCCAGCTCCGCAGCGAGCAGCGCGCGGGGAACGTGTCGAGCAGCCTTGACGTCGACCTCGTGGCCGAGATGATGGTGCGGATCTCGGCCTCTTTCCTGACGATCCCCAGTGCCATCATCAATCTGGATGACGACGAGCAACTGGCCGCGGTGGCCCGGCGGTTCCTCGTGCCCATGCTTGAGCCATTCGCCGGCGAGCGATGACATTTACCCCTGTCGATTCTGGGTTTTTACGTCTCGCTCGACGGCAAAAGCGCTGACGCGGACAACGGAATCCGGGACGTCATGATGAGCATCGACGACCCGAAGCAGGAGGAGTACTTCGTCAGCCGGCTGTGGGAGGCCGGGGCCTTCCTCATGGGCCGCAACACCTACGAGATCATGGCCGGATACTGGCCCACCTCCGACCACCCGTCCGCCAGGGCCATGAACGAGATCCCCAAGGTCGTGTTCTCCCGCACCCTGAAATCGGCCGGCGACTGGCCCGAGACCCGGATCGCCGGCGGTGACACGGCGGAGGAGATCGCCAAGCTCAAGGCCGAGCCCGGCAAGGACCTCGTCGCCGCCGGCGGCACCGAGTTCATGCACTCCCTGATCAAGCTAGGCGTGGTCGACGAGTACCGGCTGTGGGTGCTGCCCGCCGCCACGGGCAAGGGCGCGCCGCTGTTCCCCGAGCTGGATCAGCCCGTGAACCTGCGCTTGGTGAAAAGCACGGCCTTCCCGTCCGGAGTCCTCGAACTGGTGTACGTGCCGGCCGACAGGTGAGACCCGGCAAGCGACGCACAGTCATCGAGGTCGGATCCCGTTTGGCGGCTCATCGTGTCAGGTCGGGCGGATGGCGTGCGTCAGGCTGCGGCACATGGCGTCCGAGTCGGCGATCCACATGATCATGAAGTCGTATCCCTGGGCTTCTCTGGACTCGGCGTCGGCGCAGAACTTCGGCGTCGGCGGGCCATCGGCGCGGAAGCCGACGTCTGGGAGGAACGGCACCTGCTTCAGCAGGAGGCAGACGGCATCCTCGGCTGCGGCTTCCAGATCCCCTC
This region includes:
- a CDS encoding TetR/AcrR family transcriptional regulator — protein: MALSDSDSLLQRAYSDAVERVDDSDTLRTRILDAAYEQFCRMGIRRSTMEDVARLAKVSRITVYRRFDTKDTLIEHVVRREFRRYFDRFLIDIEQAGTAADRVVLGFVSSLRAIRGNPLIGGLIATEPDLLVPSMTADGGQTLATVRHFVAGQLRSEQRAGNVSSSLDVDLVAEMMVRISASFLTIPSAIINLDDDEQLAAVARRFLVPMLEPFAGER
- a CDS encoding dihydrofolate reductase family protein — encoded protein: MGFYVSLDGKSADADNGIRDVMMSIDDPKQEEYFVSRLWEAGAFLMGRNTYEIMAGYWPTSDHPSARAMNEIPKVVFSRTLKSAGDWPETRIAGGDTAEEIAKLKAEPGKDLVAAGGTEFMHSLIKLGVVDEYRLWVLPAATGKGAPLFPELDQPVNLRLVKSTAFPSGVLELVYVPADR